Part of the Desulfovibrio sp. ZJ209 genome, CGGACGCGCGGGCGCTCTATCTCTTCCCGCTCAAGGCGCTGGCGCAGGACCAGCTCGCCGCGCTCAACGGCCTCGCCGCCGCGTGGCCTGAAGACGCGCGCCCCACAGCGGCCCTCTATGACGGCGACACCAGCGACCACTTCCGCCGCAAGATCCGCCGCGACCCGCCCACGGTGCTCATCAGCAACCCGGAAATGCTGCACCTCGCCATGCTGCCGCATCACGAGCAATGGGCCGTCTTCTTCGCCGGCCTCACGCATGTGGTGGTGGACGAGGCCCACACCTACCGGGGCGTCTTCGGGAGCCACATGGCGCAGGTGTTCCGGCGGCTCAACCGCGTGGCCGCGCGCTACGGGGCGAGGCCGACCTATGTGTTCTGCACGGCCACGGTGGGCAACCCGGGCGAGCTCGCGGCCGGGCTCATGGGGGCGGCAGCCGCGGAAGGGGACGACAGCGCCCCGGCGAGCCCGGGGGAGGCCCCGGTGGTCATCACCCGGTCCGGCGCGCCGCGCGGCCCCAGGCACTTTGTCTTTCTCGACCCGGAGCAAAGCCCCTCCACCGCCGCCATCGACCTGCTCAAGGCGGCGCTCGCCCGCAATTTGCGCACCATCGTCTATTGCCGCTCGCGGCGCATGACCGAGCTCGTCAGCCTGTGGGCCGGCTCGCAGGCCGGGGCGTACAAGGATCGCATCTCCTCCTACCGCGCGGGCTTCCTGCCCGAGGAGCGCCGGGCCATCGAGGCGCGCATGGCCTCGGGCGAACTGCTGGCCGTGGTCAGCACGAGCGCGCTGGAACTGGGCATCGACATCGGCGGCCTCGATGTCTGCATCCTCGTGGGCTATCCGGGCACGGTCATGCAGACCCTGCAGCGCGGCGGCCGCGTGGGCCGGGCGCGGCAGGAATCGGCGGTCATCCTCGTGGCCGGGGAGGACGCGCTCGACCAGTATTTCGTGCGCAATCCCGAGGATTTTTTCAGCCGGCCGCCCGAGCGCGCCGTGGTCAACCCCGACAACGAGGTCATCGTGGCGCGGCACCTCGAGTGCGCCGCGGCCGAGATCCCCCTCACCGCCGCCGACCCGTGGCTCAACCAGCCCGGCGGCCTCAGGGCGCTCGCGGCCTTGCGCGACCAGGGGCTGCTGCTCCAGTCCGCGGACGGGGGCCAGTGGCTCGCCGCGCGCAAGAGGCCGCAGCGCCATGTGGACCTGCGCGGCGCCGGGCAGGCCATGGTCATCGAGGATACCGGGGGCGCGGTCATCGGCACGGTGGACGGCTTCCGCGCCTGGCGCGAGACGCATCCCGGCGCCGTCTACCTGCACCGGGGCCGCAGCTATGTGGTGAAAGAGCTGGACGCGGGCCGCGGGCGCATCCTCGTGGAGCCGGCGCGGCCATCGTGGTTCACGCGCTCGCGCGGCCAGAAGAGCACGGACATCCTGGAGGAGACCGGCCGGCGCGCCTTCGGCCGCGCGCTCGTCTGCCGCGGGCGCCTCAGGATCACCGAGCGCATCACCGGCTATGAAAAACGCGCGGCCAACGGCAACCGCCTGCTCACCGTGGTGCCGCTGGACGTGCCGCCGCAGGTCTTCGAGACCGAGGGCTTCTGGTATGTCATCCCCGAGCCTGTGCGCACCTCGCTGGAGGCGCGCTTCCTGCACTTCATGGGCTCCATCCACGCGCTGGAGCATGCGGCCATCGGGCTTTTGCCGCTGCTTGTCATGGCCGACCGCAACGATTTCGGCGGCATCTCCATCCCGCTGCATCCGCAACTGGGCCACGCGGCCGTCTTTATTTATGACGGCCTGCCCGGAGGGGCCGGGCTCACGCGCGAGGCCTTTGGCGACGCGGGCGCCCTGCTTGCGGCCGTGCGCCGCGCCATCGCCGCCTGCCCCTGCCTGGACGGCTGCCCCTCCTGCGTGCATTCCCCCAAGTGCGGTTCGGGCAACCGCCCCATCAGCAAGGAGGGCGCGCTCGCCCTGCTGGAGGAACTGCTGGCGCCCGGCGACGAGGGGGAAAAGCTGGCGGAAAGGCTGCGCATGACCCCGGCGCCGGACAGGCTGGCGCCGGAGTTCGTTTTGCCCTCACGGGAGCCGGAGGCGCCGGCAAGGGGCGACGCCCTGCGGGTGGAGCTGCCCGGCACTCACGCCCCAAGATCGCCGGCGGCGTCCATGCCTACGGGCCTTGCGCCGCCCGAACACTATGTGGTGGTTGACGTGGAGACGCGGCGCTCCGCCGCCGAGGTGGGCGGCTGGGGCCTTGCGCGCAAGATGGGCGTGAGCGTGGCCGTGCTCTATGACAGCCGCGATGATGCCTACCACGCCTTCCGCCAGGAGGAGCTCGCGGGCCTCTTCGAGCGGCTTTCCGGCGCCGCGCTGGTGGTGGGCTTCAACAGCGTGCGCTTCGACTATGCGGTGCTGGCGCCCTTTGCGCCGGCCTCCCTCCCCCATGGCGCGGACCTGCGCGCCCTGCCGAGCCTCGACTTGCTCCTGCGCATCCACGAGCGCCTGGGCTACCGCGTTTCGCTGGGCAATCTCGGCGAGGCCACCCTGGGCGAGCCCAAGAGCGCGGACGGCCTCCAGGCCCTCAAGTGGTGGAAGGAAGGACGCCTCGAGGACATCGCGGCCTATTGCCGCAAGGATGTGGAGCTCACGCGGCGCCTCTATCTTTTCGGGCTGGAAAACGGGTACGTGCTCTTCAGCAACAAGGCGGGGCAGAGGGCGCGCGTGCCCGTGGACTTCAGGCCGCGCGGCTGAGGTGGGGCATCCGCCCGCACGGGCGCCCGGTGGCGGCGGAGCGTTATGCGGACCGTGTCCCGCCACCTTGCCAGCCGCGCAAAGGCTTCTTAATGTAAGAGGAGTACGGCCGGGCGCCGTCCTGCGCCCCACGCGGGACGAAAGCAGAAAGTCCGGCGGCGGGCATTTACAAGGAGGCCAGCCATGACTGTGCGCGATGTCCTTTCCACCTGCATCTTCCGCAAGTACGCCAAGGGCGCCGGGCGCGCGTCGCGCGGCGAATTCTTCGTCTATTTCGCCTTCTATTTCCTCTTCTGCACGCTCTGGAGCCTGGGCATTCTGGGCCTCATCCGCACGGCCGGCGACATCAATTTGCTCGATTTCGTCCTGAGTTACGTGCCCTTTATCTTCCTGCCGCCCATGCTGGCCGTGAGCGTGCGCCGGCTGCACGATTCCGGCCGCTCGGGCTGGTTCGTGCTCCTGCTCTTCGTGCCGCTCATCAATCTCTTCTGCATGGCGCTGCTCTGCCTGCCGGGCACGCCGGGGCCCAACCGCTACGGCCCGCAACCCGAGGGCGTGCGCCTCGGCTGAGGCTTGGCGCGGGCCTAATCCCCTCCGGCCAGCGCGGCGGCGAGCGCGCGGAAGAGCACGCGCGCGGCGCGCGGCGAGGTGTCGCCCCGGGCGCGGGCGGCTCTCGCGGCCTCCACGGCGCGGAGAAGTTCCGCCTCCGCCTCGGGGGAAGCCGGGGCCGCGCCTTGCCTGAATTCCTCCAGCAGCGCCGGCACCCCGGCGGCCGGCGCGTCCAGGAGGCGCGCCCGCCAGTCTTCGGCCGCGTGGAAGCGCGCCACCTCGGCGGCGTCCCGCGCCTGGCGGCCGGCCATGGCCCGGCGCAGCGGCTCCTCGTCCACATCGCGCATGAGGCGCCCGATATACTGCTCCTGCCGGCGCCGGCCCTCACGGTCGGTGAGGCGGTCGAGCAGGTCCATGGCCTCGGCGAGCTCGGGCGTGAGCGGAAGATTCGCGCGCTCGGCGGCGGTGAGGCGCGCGATCTCGAGGCCCAGGGCTTGGCGGGCGTGGCTGCCCCGCTTGTTGGCGGAGCGGCTGGGCTTTTCCGGGCGGTCGCCGTCCGGCTGGGGGGAGGAACGCTTGCGCGGCATGGGGCCTCCTTTGCGGTTCAGAAACAGAGCCCGAGGATGACGCCGACGAGCACCACCGGCGAGATGATGCCGTTGAGCGTGAAAAAGGCCATGTTGATGTGCGTGAGGTCATCGGGCTGCACCAGCCTGTGCTCCCACACGAGCAGGGCCCCGATGCCGGCGCATATGGCGTACCACGGCCAGCCGAGCCCGGCAGCGAGGCCCGTGAGCGCGAGAAAGATGACCGTCATGACATGCGAGAAGCCGGCCAGCGCCAGGGCCGTCCTGGGCCCGAAGCGGGCGGGGATGGAGTGGAGCCCCTGGGCGAGGTCGCAGTCGAGGTCCTGGAAGGCGTAATAGATGTCAAAGGCGCCCACCCAGAAGGTCACGGCGAAAAAGAGCAGCACCGGCGCGAGGCTCATGCTTGAAGGGTCCACGGCGATCCAGCCGGCCAGCGGCGCGAGGCCCAGGGTGGCGCCGAGCCAGTAATGGCAGAGCGGCGACACGCGCTTCAAGAGGCTGTAGGCCCCGGCGAAGAGCAGGGCCGGCACGGAGAGCCAGAGGCACAGGGAGTTCATGGCGGCGCAGGCGGCGATGAAGATGGCGGCCATGACGGCGCAGAAGGCCCGGGCCTGCCCCATGCTGATGGCGCCGGTGACGAGCGGGCGCCCCTTGGTGCGCGGGTTTTCGGCGTCGATGGCAACGTCCGCGATGCGGTTGAAGGTCATGGCGTAGGAGCGCACGGCCACCATGGCCACTGTGAGCAGCAGGAGGGCGCGCCACGGCGGCAGGCCGCGCGCGGCCAGCACGGCCCCGGCCCAGGCATAGGGCAGGGCGAAGATGGAATGCTCGATCTTGATCATCCGGCAGATGTCGCCGAAATGGCCGAAACTGATGCGCATGGCTCGCTCCGCGGAAAGGCCGGCCCCGCGCCCGGCATTGGACGCGGCGACCGGAATGGCGTAGAACGGCTATCATAACGCGGCGGGCGACTGCTTACAAGCTGGCAGGGGTGGAGAGCGGGTTGGAGTATTTTACGGCAAGGGCTGCTTCCACGTTCCGTCTGGAGCGAAGCGGAAGACGGGTGCTGCGACCGGATGGCGGCGCGAAGCGCCGTGCCCGTTGGCGAGCAAAGCGAGCCTTACGGGCATCGACAGCAGCGATGGTGCCGGAAGAATCCTAAAAATAAGATTTTTAGGTTCCGGCAAGGAAGAAAAATAATTTCCGAAGGGAGTGTACTTAAGTACTCGACCGAGGAAATTTTTTTCTGACGCTGCCGGAACCTAAGCGCTAGCCGTTGGCGAGCTTGCGAGCCTTACGGATAGCGACAGTGGCATCGTTGGCTGGCTGTTGCGGTAACTAGTTGCTGTCTCCATCCGTAGCTTCCTTCGTCGCAACGGCTGGAGCAAGGCTGTTTTTGACGGATAATTTCGGCGTTACCCACGCCGCACAGCAAGACCACCCACGCGAAAGCATCACAAAGCCAAAAAGGAACATCCATGCCCCACCATGACCGGCCCGCCCCGGAATCACTGTCCACCGACACGCCCAAGCCCCGCCGTGACGACGTGAGCGGGCTGCACCTGCTCGGGGGCGGCTCACTGCCCTCGGTGAGCGGTGGCCCCAGCGCCGCCCTGCTGGAGGCCTTCCCCAACCGCTATCCCTACCGGCCCTATGTGGTCAGCATCGCCTTTCCCGAGTTCACCTCGCTTTGCCCGGTGACCGGCCAGCCGGACTTCGGCACCATCAGCGTGGAATACGTGCCGGACGCCCTGTGCGTGGAGTCCAAGAGCTTCAAGCTCTACATGTTCGCGTTCCGTAACCATCAGTCCTTCATGGAGAGCATCACCAACACCGTCCTTGAAGACCTCGTGGCCGTGCTCGCCCCGGCCTGGTGCCGGGTGAAGGGGCTCTTCGTGCCGCGCGGGGGCACGCGCATCCATGTTTTCGCCGAGGAGTTCAAGCCCCTTCCGCCGGAGAAGGGCGCCGCCGTGCGCGCCGTGGTGGCCGCGTGGCGCGCCGAGCAGGACCCGCACCGGCCCTGACACTGGGCGCGGTGGCAGCGGCCGGCGCAAAGGCTTGCGCGCCGCGCCCGGCTAAGGCATAGTCAGGGGCGCCCGGCACAGGGCCACGCGGAAAAGCCCGCGGGGCGCCCTGCCGGCCAGCGGAGCCACACCGGAACACATATGCCCACGCCCAGGAACTCCTCACCGCATGCGCCGCGCATCTCGCGCACGGCCAGGCGCGGCGCCGCCCTCCTTGTCTGGGGCGCGGGCATCGCGCTGCTCTTCGTGCTCGGCCTGTGGAACCTGGAGAGCAGCCGCCGCGACGCGGAAAACCGCCTCAGCGCCGAGGCCGGCCGCATGGCCGCGCAGCTCGCCACCCTGCTGGCGCTGCCCGCGTGGGACCTGGACGAGATCACCGCGCGCACCATCGTCATGGGCGCCATGGAGGACGAACGCCTCTACGCCATCAAGGTGGAGACGCGACAGGGCATGCTCGAGGGCCAGCGCCGCAACTATCTCTGGGAGCCGGTGCCCTGGGACGACGAACTCTCCGAGGATTGCGTCCAGGGCATGAACCCCCTCAAGGTGGAGGGCCAGACCGTGGGCTCGGTGGAGGTATGGCTCTCCCCGCGCCTCATGGGCGAGGAGGAGGCGCAGCTCCTCGCGCGGGAGCGCTGGCGCTTCGGCATCGCGGCCGGCATCTGGACGCTGGCGCTTGTGCTCCTGCTCTGGCTGTGGGGCGACCTCGCGGCCCTCAGGCGCCTCATCGGGCGCATCGGCAGCCCCCCGGGCGGTGCGGACGGCCCTGACGCCAAGGCGCCCCCGGAACCCGTGGTGCTCGGCCTCGCGCCCCGCGCTCCCGAAGAGGGCGGGGAGGAGGCTGCGGCCGCAGTGGCGCCTCCCGTGGACCGCGACTTGGGGCGGCGCTTCCAGCGCAAGAATCCTGACACCTGGCGCGTGACCGCCGGCCTGTTCCGCCAGACCTTCGCCCGCGCGCCCCAGCTCATGCAGCGCCTCTATGCGGACGGCGAGACCGCCGGCCTCTGCCATCTCGGCCGCATGCTGGAGCAGGCCGCGCCCTGCCTCGGCGCTGCGCGCCTCACCGAGGCCGCCCGCCAGATGCAGGCGGCGCTCAACGACCCGGACTGCGAAACGCGCGCCCTGCCCGTGGAGGAATGCGCGCGGGCTCTGGAAGAAGTGCTGGCGGCGCTGGAGGGCGCCCGCAAGGGACAAGGGGGCCAGTAATGGGTTTTTTCTCCAAGGTACGCCGCCTCTTTTCCGGTTCGGACAAGGCCGCTGAGACTCCAGAAGTCCCGCTTGCCGCCGAGGGCGCGGCCCCGCAGCCCGCGGACGCCGCCTCGCACGCATCCGCCCCTGTGGAAGGAGCGACGCCTGCGGCAAGTGGCACTGCCGGCGACGACGCCCTTGTGCTCCGCCTGCGCGAGGCCGAGCCCCGGCTCTCGGCGTGGCTCGCCGTCATCCTCGACGGCGTGGACAGCGCCGGGGACGAGCTCTGGCGCAGGCTCGGCGTCCTGCTGGGCGCGCTGGAGACGCCGCCCGCCGAGGCCGAGACTTTTATCTCCGAGTTCCGCTCCTGGCTCGAGCGCATGGAATACCGCCATGTGGAGGAATTCCGCTCCGAGCTCCAGTACCGCCTCGCCCTCGCCCTCGACCTCGAGGACGAGGAGGACGAGCGCAACCGCCTCTTCGTCAAGCTCACCGAGGGGCTTGCGCGCACGCGCGAGCAGTTCGTCCGCCGGCTGGACGGCCTTTTCGCCAGCCACGGCGAGCTCAATGACGCCTTCTGGGAGGAGCTGGAGGAGCTCTTCATCACCGCCGACCTCGGCTTCGAGACCTCGCTCGAAATGGTCTCGCGCATCAGGGAGCGCGCCCGGCGAGAAAAGGTCACGGATACGGCCGGGGTGCGGCCGTTGCTCCTCGCCGAGCTGGAGGAGCTTTTCCGCCAGCCGCGCCGCATCGCCGCGGTGAACGCGCCGGAAGTGGTGCTCATGGTGGGCGTCAACGGCGTGGGCAAGACCACCACCATCGGCAAGCTGGCGCACCGCGCGCGCATGCAGGGCAAGAAGGTGCTCATCGCCGCGGCCGACACCTTCCGCGCGGCGGCCGTGGAACAGCTCGAGACCTGGGCCAAGCGCGCGGGCGCCGAGTTCCACTCCGGCGCGCAGGGCGCGGACCCGGCCTCGGTGGCCTGGCAGGCCATGGACCGCGCCGTGAAGGAGGGCTTCGACATGCTCTTCGTGGACACGGCGGGGCGCCTCCAGACCAAGGTCAACCTCATGGAGGAGCTTGGCAAGATCCGGCAGGTGCTGGGCAAGAAGCACCCGGGCGCGCCGCACCGCTGCGTCCTCGTGCTGGACGCCACCACCGGGCAGAACGCGCTCTCGCAGGCGCATTTATTTAAGGAAGCCGCCGGCGCGGACGAGCTCATCCTGACCAAGCTGGACGGCACGGCCAAGGGCGGCGTGGCCATCGCCGTGGCCCTGCGCGAGGGGCTCCCCATCACCTATGTGGGGCTTGGCGAGAAGATGGAAGACCTCAGGCCCTTTGACGGCGACGCCTTTGCCCGCGCGCTTCTGGGCGAGCCCGAGGCGGAAGGCGGGCCCGCAAAGTGAGGGGCGGCGGGAAAATTTTTTGAAATTTCTTGACGGCCGGGGGAGTATCCGCTACAACCTCTCCCGTCCCACAATTGTGAGACGATCCCTGGACGGCAGGGAAGGGCAGGTCGAGCCTGTCCTGCTGCGCCCGGGCGGTGCGGAATACGCCGCGCGCCGGGCTTTGACATTCGCAGGCGTTGCCAGATGCCGCATAATGTCGAGCCGTTCCAGCCCAGTGACGGAGCCAGTGCGAGTTTCGCGCCGCAAGGCGCGCCGCGCGACCGGGGCTGTAAGGAAAGGGGGAGCTCCCCCGTTTGGCGACCCTGCGGGTCCCGCCAGTCACCGCCTCGCGGTGGCATGACCGGGCCGCGTCAGGGGCTTCCCGCGAATTTCGCGTGGCTGTGACGTGCGCCCGGCGTTCGTTTTCTCCCACGCAGCCGGTCATCCCGGAGTTTTTCGCAGGAAGCGCCCCCTTCGTCAGGGGTGTCGTGGCTTGCCGGCCGCACATGCGGCCGCGCCGGGTTTCCGCCTTCGGGCGCCCGGTTTTTTTGCAAATGGAGTAGGCATAATGACGACTGTCAGCAGCGATCGCATCCGGATCAAGCTCAAGGCCTACGATTACCGCATCCTCGACAAGGCCGTTGCGGAAATCGTGGACACGGCGCGCAATACCGGCGCGGGCGTGGCCGGGCCCATTCCCCTGCCCACCAATATCCACAAGTACACCATCCAGCGGTCGGTGCATGTGGACAAGAAGTCCCGCGAGCAGTTCGAGATGCGCATCCACAAGCGCCTCATGGATATTCTGGAACCCACACAGCAGACCGTCGATGCGCTCGGCAAGCTCTCCTTGCCCGCTGGCGTGGATGTGGAAATCAAGCTCTAGCGAGAGGCAGCCATGGCTGAGAAACTAGGAATCCTGGGTCGCAAGCTGGGCATGACCCGCATCTTCGCCGGGGACGGCGCGGCCGTCGCCGTCACGGTCATCGAGGCCGGCCCGTGCCCCGTCACCCAGGTCAAGTCTGAAGCGAAGGACGGCTACAACGCCCTCCAGATCGCCTTTGAGAAGTCCAAGGCCAAGCATGTGACCAAGCCCATGCAGGGCCATTTCGCCAAGGCCGACGCCGGCCTGTTCCGCAAGA contains:
- a CDS encoding DEAD/DEAH box helicase; translation: MPEEGGAPPLQGRVGEYIAALLASPRLGRQVTYHRVEGACEADYTENRRPWPAAVARLLGERGIRLYSHQALATDHIRAGHSVVVATPTASGKSLIYNLPVLERHLLDPDARALYLFPLKALAQDQLAALNGLAAAWPEDARPTAALYDGDTSDHFRRKIRRDPPTVLISNPEMLHLAMLPHHEQWAVFFAGLTHVVVDEAHTYRGVFGSHMAQVFRRLNRVAARYGARPTYVFCTATVGNPGELAAGLMGAAAAEGDDSAPASPGEAPVVITRSGAPRGPRHFVFLDPEQSPSTAAIDLLKAALARNLRTIVYCRSRRMTELVSLWAGSQAGAYKDRISSYRAGFLPEERRAIEARMASGELLAVVSTSALELGIDIGGLDVCILVGYPGTVMQTLQRGGRVGRARQESAVILVAGEDALDQYFVRNPEDFFSRPPERAVVNPDNEVIVARHLECAAAEIPLTAADPWLNQPGGLRALAALRDQGLLLQSADGGQWLAARKRPQRHVDLRGAGQAMVIEDTGGAVIGTVDGFRAWRETHPGAVYLHRGRSYVVKELDAGRGRILVEPARPSWFTRSRGQKSTDILEETGRRAFGRALVCRGRLRITERITGYEKRAANGNRLLTVVPLDVPPQVFETEGFWYVIPEPVRTSLEARFLHFMGSIHALEHAAIGLLPLLVMADRNDFGGISIPLHPQLGHAAVFIYDGLPGGAGLTREAFGDAGALLAAVRRAIAACPCLDGCPSCVHSPKCGSGNRPISKEGALALLEELLAPGDEGEKLAERLRMTPAPDRLAPEFVLPSREPEAPARGDALRVELPGTHAPRSPAASMPTGLAPPEHYVVVDVETRRSAAEVGGWGLARKMGVSVAVLYDSRDDAYHAFRQEELAGLFERLSGAALVVGFNSVRFDYAVLAPFAPASLPHGADLRALPSLDLLLRIHERLGYRVSLGNLGEATLGEPKSADGLQALKWWKEGRLEDIAAYCRKDVELTRRLYLFGLENGYVLFSNKAGQRARVPVDFRPRG
- the yjgA gene encoding ribosome biogenesis factor YjgA translates to MPRKRSSPQPDGDRPEKPSRSANKRGSHARQALGLEIARLTAAERANLPLTPELAEAMDLLDRLTDREGRRRQEQYIGRLMRDVDEEPLRRAMAGRQARDAAEVARFHAAEDWRARLLDAPAAGVPALLEEFRQGAAPASPEAEAELLRAVEAARAARARGDTSPRAARVLFRALAAALAGGD
- a CDS encoding DUF805 domain-containing protein, producing the protein MTVRDVLSTCIFRKYAKGAGRASRGEFFVYFAFYFLFCTLWSLGILGLIRTAGDINLLDFVLSYVPFIFLPPMLAVSVRRLHDSGRSGWFVLLLFVPLINLFCMALLCLPGTPGPNRYGPQPEGVRLG
- the queF gene encoding preQ(1) synthase, translated to MPHHDRPAPESLSTDTPKPRRDDVSGLHLLGGGSLPSVSGGPSAALLEAFPNRYPYRPYVVSIAFPEFTSLCPVTGQPDFGTISVEYVPDALCVESKSFKLYMFAFRNHQSFMESITNTVLEDLVAVLAPAWCRVKGLFVPRGGTRIHVFAEEFKPLPPEKGAAVRAVVAAWRAEQDPHRP
- the rpsJ gene encoding 30S ribosomal protein S10, coding for MTTVSSDRIRIKLKAYDYRILDKAVAEIVDTARNTGAGVAGPIPLPTNIHKYTIQRSVHVDKKSREQFEMRIHKRLMDILEPTQQTVDALGKLSLPAGVDVEIKL
- the ftsY gene encoding signal recognition particle-docking protein FtsY; translation: MGFFSKVRRLFSGSDKAAETPEVPLAAEGAAPQPADAASHASAPVEGATPAASGTAGDDALVLRLREAEPRLSAWLAVILDGVDSAGDELWRRLGVLLGALETPPAEAETFISEFRSWLERMEYRHVEEFRSELQYRLALALDLEDEEDERNRLFVKLTEGLARTREQFVRRLDGLFASHGELNDAFWEELEELFITADLGFETSLEMVSRIRERARREKVTDTAGVRPLLLAELEELFRQPRRIAAVNAPEVVLMVGVNGVGKTTTIGKLAHRARMQGKKVLIAAADTFRAAAVEQLETWAKRAGAEFHSGAQGADPASVAWQAMDRAVKEGFDMLFVDTAGRLQTKVNLMEELGKIRQVLGKKHPGAPHRCVLVLDATTGQNALSQAHLFKEAAGADELILTKLDGTAKGGVAIAVALREGLPITYVGLGEKMEDLRPFDGDAFARALLGEPEAEGGPAK
- a CDS encoding 4-hydroxybenzoate octaprenyltransferase, with product MRISFGHFGDICRMIKIEHSIFALPYAWAGAVLAARGLPPWRALLLLTVAMVAVRSYAMTFNRIADVAIDAENPRTKGRPLVTGAISMGQARAFCAVMAAIFIAACAAMNSLCLWLSVPALLFAGAYSLLKRVSPLCHYWLGATLGLAPLAGWIAVDPSSMSLAPVLLFFAVTFWVGAFDIYYAFQDLDCDLAQGLHSIPARFGPRTALALAGFSHVMTVIFLALTGLAAGLGWPWYAICAGIGALLVWEHRLVQPDDLTHINMAFFTLNGIISPVVLVGVILGLCF